A genomic window from Silene latifolia isolate original U9 population chromosome 11, ASM4854445v1, whole genome shotgun sequence includes:
- the LOC141613290 gene encoding protein FAR1-RELATED SEQUENCE 9-like, with the protein MYERLDNMDKHSSATASTYLALEIHAAKVYTYSAFHKFKQEAIFSIDTCRIGGFTERGELEVTTVKDSSRKKNFEVAYSPALSDDTGTRKARCSCTMFERTEILCRHIIWIFSASGIKTIPEDYVVNRWMKEYLRLRIFNTNGEGTENMQVIDEKQITMSIMWSEVHEAAGLLRDKGVADVDSFSAVIRSFKQSLSPLGEVLNKNQQMEKFLNCTACEVVRILPPKNSKNKGTGKDSCHQNKSNGVG; encoded by the exons ATGTATGAGCGACTTGACAACATGGATAAGCACTCGTCCGCAACGGCATCAACATATCTGGCATTAGAGATTCATGCTGCAAAGGTGTACACCTATTCAGCTTTCCACAAATTCAAACAAGAAGCCATCTTCTCAATTGATACATGTAGAATAGGAGGTTTCACTGAGAGAGGCGAGCTAGAGGTAACTACTGTCAAAGATTCATCCAGAAAGAAGAATTTTGAAGTTGCATACAGTCCAG CTTTATCTGATGACACAGGTACACGTAAAGCAAGATGCAGTTGTACGATGTTTGAAAGAACCGAAATCCTATGCCGCCATATAATATGGATTTTTTCAGCAAGTGGGATAAAGACTATACCAGAAGATTATGTTGTAAATAGATGGATGAAAGAGTATCTCCGATTAAGGATTTTCAATACTAATGGTGAAGGGACAGAAAACATGCAAGTCATCGATGAAAAACAAATTACAATGTCAAtaatgtggtcagaagttcatgaaGCTGCAGGGCTCCTTCGAGACAAAGGAGTAGCTGATGTTGACAGCTTTTCCGCTGTAATTAGATCATTTAAACAGTCCCTGTCACCATTAGGGGAAGTGttgaataaaaatcaacaaatggagAAATTTCTGAATTGTACGGCATGTGAGGTAGTGAGGATATTGCCACCAAAGAATTCGAAAAACAAGGGGACCGGAAAAGATTCTTGTCACcaaaacaaaagcaatggtgTTGGCTAG
- the LOC141613291 gene encoding protein FAR-RED IMPAIRED RESPONSE 1-like: MKNGLLLIDRFHEGHNHKLISLKDREFQKLSRNITDYHKMIIVSNSRLKIGAKKTYRICKEQVNGYENIGASLNDFNNFHRDVKCFIHERDGQLFVDHFKEMTETRIGFYFDYDLDDDGSLRRAIWADDTARDNYKIFGYAVSFDPTYYTNKYSMVFTPFTGVDHHKRSVTFCGALISREDYESFNWVFSRFLQAMGGKEPEYIITDQDPGIIKSVPLVFKTARHRFCMWHIMNKMPCKFGVSRSDYNVFMCKINDIIWNDELEAAEFDGIWEQIIEDHGVGVNDWFADT; encoded by the exons ATGAAGAATGGTCTTTTATTAATTGACCGGTTCCACGAGGGTCACAATCACAAGCTTATCTCACTTAAGGACAGAGAGTTCCAGAAATTGTCGCGTAACATAACAGATTATCACAAGATGATAATCGTTTCGAACTCAAGG ctgaagataggagcaaAAAAAACATACAGAATCTGCAAAGAACAAGTGAATGGATACGAAAACATTGGAGCAAGCTTAAATGATTTTAATAACTTCCATAGGGATGTTAAATGTTTCATTCACGAACGGGATGGTCAGTTGTTTGTTGACCATTTCAAGGAAATGACTGAAACAAGAATAGGTTTCTACTTTGACTATGACCTTGACGATGATGGCAGCCTACGTAGGGCCATATGGGCGGACGATACCGCCCGAGATAATTACAAAATTTTTGGTTATGCGGTGTCATTCGACCCAACTTACTACACCAATAAGTATTCTATGGTATTCACACCATTCACAGGTGTTGACCACCATAAACGATCTGTGACGTTCTGTGGGGCTCTAATTTCAAGGGAAGATTATGAGTCGTTTAATTGGGTTTTCAGCCGGTTTTTACAAGCAATGGGGGGTAAGGAACCCGAGTACATAATTACAGATCAGGACCCAGGTATTATCAAATCTGTCCCTCTTGTTTTCAAGACAGCGCGCCATCGGTTctgtatgtggcatataatgaacaaaatgCCCTGTAAGTTTGGCGTCTCGAGGAGTGATTATAATGTGTTCATGTGTAAAATTAATGACATTATATGGAACGATGAGCTTGAGGCAGCAGAATTTGATGGTATCTGGGAGCAAATAATTGAAGATCATGGTGTTGGCGTAAATGATTGGTTTGCAGATACATAG